A genome region from Tolypothrix sp. PCC 7712 includes the following:
- a CDS encoding collagen-like protein encodes MSSECTQLKAEIAALRQEVAKLRTIDENAIITAAVKKSEASIVPQIAPAVAAGLTIAYNKLEPQINSAASKAKDALERTFKNESAITNNEKNTLEAKKLAEKGISEAVEAKRIGNEAKGESTSASREAKTASDAAKKADATATGAKQRLDVAEPKIFSADERSKIAETQAKLARKQAQETAGDLKLVEGVANQADLKAGKAINKSTDAISDAAKAIKASGDAASEARDAKGLIDGVKKTLGGLGEKIEKAEKLAGTAIVNAAKAVGISENALKAVAKWGGRILEILGVVANILTLIEQIAVLETLGARIDAVERGLDALGNSVSGVLGTLFTLKRRIEAVAGTVPPVRELADQARIEALNASNQIPKIREAANSALGIATNAFQKAVSAQGTANTAVTVASGASSAAKKAQADALRAQAKAELADQNAGLARKIGQQALNIGGKALDLGGKALTTALTAIAIAQLVKGLRGLPGPRGLQGLPGLRGPRGFTGLQGAQGIPGRDGVTAVVQVQVPGQPGPQGPPGPRGDIGIGRDGRPGINGRDGKDMNPVDLAEIKAQLRVINAQTTANLALTNSANSKLGSPGAGGISGMLTRFQNAFDKFDQWSKKTQLYSLITMFITLHNAMMLSNNLGQTLISIVNTGLQTIGLKDSKDQPYDVGSIISSTFENMIKGVIGEENYQTLSQDWALANRIYQATANLINQVWNLANTVTSALEMIASWNNKVGNALRKWGVVGGNAYSWMPENPSFQDSKLIRGLNLANEAANTVQAVVQVPLDVITQVQDIQQARIELQNSATQTSVTNNGQTIPPLSGVPVGEASKVKETADANKLVSAGLITDITDQFNANE; translated from the coding sequence ATGTCTAGCGAATGTACACAGTTGAAAGCAGAAATTGCCGCATTGAGACAAGAAGTAGCAAAGTTAAGAACGATTGACGAGAACGCTATTATTACTGCTGCTGTAAAAAAATCTGAAGCTTCCATTGTTCCTCAAATAGCGCCAGCAGTAGCAGCAGGTTTAACGATTGCTTATAACAAATTGGAACCGCAAATTAATAGCGCAGCGAGTAAAGCTAAAGACGCACTAGAAAGAACATTCAAGAATGAATCAGCTATCACTAATAATGAAAAAAATACTCTAGAAGCTAAGAAATTAGCAGAGAAAGGAATATCGGAAGCGGTAGAAGCAAAACGCATCGGCAATGAAGCCAAAGGAGAATCAACAAGTGCAAGTAGGGAAGCAAAGACAGCTAGTGATGCTGCTAAAAAAGCTGATGCGACTGCTACAGGAGCTAAACAACGTCTAGATGTTGCGGAGCCTAAAATATTTTCAGCAGATGAACGCTCTAAAATTGCTGAGACACAAGCAAAGCTAGCTAGAAAACAGGCACAAGAAACAGCAGGAGACTTAAAGCTAGTAGAGGGTGTTGCTAATCAGGCGGATTTAAAAGCAGGTAAAGCTATTAATAAATCAACTGATGCTATTAGTGATGCTGCAAAAGCTATTAAAGCCTCTGGTGATGCAGCTAGCGAAGCAAGAGATGCAAAGGGATTAATTGATGGAGTCAAGAAAACTTTAGGTGGACTAGGGGAAAAAATAGAGAAAGCTGAAAAATTAGCAGGTACAGCGATTGTTAATGCTGCTAAAGCTGTAGGTATTAGTGAGAACGCATTAAAAGCAGTTGCCAAATGGGGAGGAAGAATTTTAGAAATTCTTGGTGTAGTAGCAAATATTCTTACCCTTATTGAGCAGATAGCAGTACTTGAAACATTAGGCGCAAGAATTGACGCAGTAGAAAGGGGTTTGGATGCATTAGGAAATAGTGTAAGCGGTGTATTGGGTACACTTTTTACCTTAAAAAGAAGAATTGAAGCAGTAGCCGGGACGGTTCCACCAGTTCGAGAGTTAGCTGACCAAGCAAGAATTGAAGCACTTAACGCGAGTAACCAAATACCTAAGATTAGGGAAGCTGCAAACAGTGCTTTAGGGATTGCTACTAATGCATTTCAGAAAGCGGTATCAGCACAAGGTACAGCTAATACTGCGGTTACTGTTGCTAGTGGTGCGAGTAGTGCAGCTAAAAAAGCTCAGGCTGATGCACTAAGGGCACAGGCAAAAGCTGAATTGGCTGATCAAAATGCCGGACTAGCCAGAAAAATTGGACAACAAGCCCTAAATATTGGTGGTAAAGCATTAGATTTGGGCGGTAAAGCCTTAACAACAGCACTCACAGCTATTGCGATCGCCCAACTAGTCAAAGGATTGCGGGGACTTCCTGGCCCGCGTGGACTTCAAGGACTACCCGGACTAAGAGGCCCTAGAGGTTTTACAGGATTGCAAGGGGCACAAGGCATTCCTGGTAGAGATGGCGTGACAGCCGTTGTACAAGTGCAAGTACCAGGACAGCCAGGGCCGCAAGGGCCACCAGGCCCACGGGGGGACATTGGCATTGGCAGAGATGGTAGACCAGGAATTAATGGAAGGGATGGGAAAGACATGAACCCAGTAGACTTGGCAGAAATTAAAGCTCAACTTCGAGTCATAAACGCACAAACTACGGCTAATTTAGCCCTAACAAATTCAGCCAATAGTAAATTAGGCAGTCCTGGGGCGGGTGGAATTTCAGGAATGCTTACAAGATTTCAAAATGCTTTTGACAAATTCGACCAGTGGAGTAAAAAAACTCAGCTTTACTCATTAATCACAATGTTTATTACTTTGCACAATGCCATGATGCTTAGTAATAATTTGGGTCAAACTTTAATTTCAATTGTTAATACTGGACTGCAAACAATCGGACTTAAAGACAGTAAAGACCAACCCTATGATGTGGGTAGCATAATTTCTAGCACCTTTGAAAACATGATTAAAGGTGTAATTGGTGAGGAAAATTATCAAACACTTTCACAAGATTGGGCATTAGCTAACAGAATTTACCAAGCCACCGCAAATTTAATCAATCAAGTTTGGAATTTAGCCAACACGGTTACATCTGCACTTGAGATGATTGCTAGCTGGAATAATAAAGTTGGCAATGCACTAAGAAAATGGGGTGTTGTTGGTGGCAATGCATACTCTTGGATGCCAGAAAATCCTTCATTCCAGGATTCAAAATTAATTCGGGGATTAAATTTAGCTAACGAAGCTGCAAATACAGTCCAAGCTGTTGTTCAAGTTCCGCTTGATGTTATAACCCAAGTTCAAGATATCCAGCAAGCAAGAATCGAATTACAAAATTCAGCAACTCAAACGTCAGTAACTAACAATGGACAAACCATACCACCTTTAAGTGGTGTCCCAGTAGGAGAAGCCTCCAAAGTTAAAGAGACTGCTGATGCCAATAAATTAGTAAGTGCTGGATTAATTACAGACATTACAGACCAATTCAATGCTAATGAATAA
- the apcB gene encoding allophycocyanin subunit beta: MRDAVTSLIKNYDVVGRYFDRDALDSLKSYFASGTARIQAAATINSNAAAIVKQSGSQLFDELPELIRPSGNAYTTRRYAACLRDLDYYLRYATYALVAGNTNVLDERVLQGLRETYNSLGVPIGPTVRGVQIMKEIVKAQVAAAGVTNTAFVDEPFDHISRELSENNI; encoded by the coding sequence ATGCGCGATGCAGTAACAAGTTTAATTAAGAATTATGACGTAGTTGGTCGGTATTTTGACCGGGATGCGCTCGACAGCCTTAAATCCTATTTTGCAAGTGGTACCGCACGTATCCAAGCTGCGGCAACCATCAATTCTAATGCGGCTGCAATTGTTAAGCAGTCTGGTTCTCAATTATTTGATGAACTACCAGAATTGATTCGTCCTAGCGGCAATGCTTATACAACTCGTCGTTATGCTGCTTGTTTGCGGGATTTAGATTACTACTTGCGCTACGCTACTTATGCTTTGGTTGCTGGTAACACCAATGTCTTAGATGAGCGTGTCCTGCAAGGGCTAAGAGAAACTTACAATTCTTTGGGAGTTCCCATCGGCCCTACAGTACGTGGTGTGCAGATTATGAAGGAAATTGTCAAGGCACAAGTAGCAGCAGCAGGTGTCACTAATACCGCTTTTGTAGATGAACCTTTTGACCATATCAGTCGTGAATTAAGCGAAAACAACATCTAG
- the glnA gene encoding type I glutamate--ammonia ligase — protein MTTPQEVLKLIQDQKIQMIDLKFIDTPGTWQHLTVYYNQIDESSFTDGVPFDGSSIRGWKGIEESDMTMVLDPNTAWIDPFMKEPTLSIICSIKEPRTGEWYNRCPRVIAQKAIDYLVSTGLGDTAFFGPEAEFFIFDDARFDQTANSGYYYVDSVEGRWNSGKDEGPNLAYKPRFKEGYFPVAPTDTFQDMRTEMLLTMAACGVPIEKQHHEVATGGQCELGFRFGKLIEAADWLMTYKYVIKNVAKKYGRTVTFMPKPIFGDNGSGMHCHQSIWKDGKPLFGGDKYAGLSDMALYYIGGILKHAPALLGITNPTTNSYKRLVPGYEAPVNLAYSQGNRSASVRIPLSGTNPKAKRLEFRCPDATSNPYLAFAAMLCAGIDGIKNKIHPGEPLDRNIYELSPEELAKVPSTPGSLELALEALENDHAFLTESGVFTEDFIQNWIEYKLVNEVKQLQLRPHPYEFYLYYDC, from the coding sequence ATGACAACCCCACAAGAAGTCTTGAAATTGATTCAAGACCAAAAAATTCAGATGATTGATCTGAAATTCATCGATACACCAGGGACATGGCAGCACCTAACCGTGTACTACAACCAAATCGATGAAAGTTCATTCACTGATGGCGTACCTTTCGACGGTTCCAGTATTAGGGGTTGGAAAGGCATCGAAGAATCAGACATGACAATGGTTTTAGATCCAAACACTGCCTGGATCGACCCATTCATGAAAGAGCCAACTCTAAGTATAATTTGTAGCATTAAAGAACCTCGCACAGGCGAATGGTATAACCGTTGTCCCCGCGTGATTGCCCAAAAAGCCATAGACTATTTAGTTTCTACTGGCCTTGGTGACACAGCTTTCTTTGGCCCAGAAGCTGAGTTCTTTATCTTTGATGATGCCCGTTTTGACCAAACTGCCAACTCAGGTTATTACTACGTAGACTCCGTAGAAGGTCGTTGGAATTCTGGTAAAGATGAAGGCCCTAACCTCGCTTACAAACCACGCTTCAAAGAAGGTTACTTCCCAGTTGCGCCCACTGATACTTTCCAGGATATGCGTACAGAAATGCTGTTGACGATGGCAGCTTGCGGCGTACCCATTGAAAAACAACACCATGAAGTTGCTACTGGTGGTCAGTGCGAATTGGGTTTCCGCTTTGGTAAGCTCATCGAAGCTGCTGACTGGTTGATGACTTACAAGTATGTCATCAAGAACGTTGCCAAGAAATATGGTAGAACCGTGACCTTTATGCCAAAACCAATTTTTGGTGATAATGGTTCGGGGATGCACTGTCACCAGTCTATTTGGAAGGATGGTAAACCTCTATTTGGAGGTGATAAGTATGCTGGTTTGAGTGACATGGCACTGTATTACATCGGTGGTATCCTCAAACACGCACCAGCATTGTTGGGCATCACAAACCCCACCACCAACTCTTACAAGCGCTTAGTACCTGGTTATGAAGCACCTGTTAACTTGGCTTACTCCCAAGGTAACCGTTCTGCTTCTGTGCGGATTCCTCTGTCTGGTACTAACCCCAAAGCTAAACGTTTAGAGTTCCGTTGCCCAGATGCTACCTCTAACCCTTACTTGGCATTTGCTGCTATGCTTTGTGCTGGTATTGATGGTATCAAGAATAAAATCCATCCTGGTGAACCCTTAGACAGAAATATCTATGAACTTTCTCCAGAAGAACTAGCAAAAGTTCCTTCTACTCCTGGTTCTTTGGAACTGGCATTAGAAGCACTGGAAAACGATCACGCCTTCTTGACTGAAAGCGGTGTATTCACAGAAGACTTTATCCAAAACTGGATCGAGTACAAGCTAGTTAACGAAGTTAAGCAGCTACAATTACGTCCTCATCCCTACGAATTTTACCTATACTACGATTGCTAA
- a CDS encoding GAF domain-containing protein → MHVVAARDITEAKQSPGALQTREHARRKQSQTLVQLARSKTFQQGNLNAAFQEITEAAARTLNVQRVGVWLYNEDHSTLECIDLYDFKTKEHTCGLSLLKANYPDYFQALSEERSIAADDAINDMRTQELSQSYLSMLGIASLLNAPIWLGGRLVGVVSHEHLGEIRQWTLEEENFAGSMADFVSLAIEASERNAAESALRQSEAQFRAIFECSSIGIGLIDMKVEIVDANPALCQMLGYSREELFGQRFTNYISQQKGDLELFGQLVSGINKDPEQPAQRNRIEMERLFLHKQGGLVWTHLSVSVIRDSYGNPEFFLAIVEDITERKQTELKLRASQAAAEAGSRAKSEFLATMSHELRTPLNAIMGLSQLLQQEMVGPLNEKQQEYISCVYSSGQHLLALINDILDLSKVEAGKEELLQLPLLVRDVCNYVISTVSDQALDKGLQLSNEIDSETEIFIGDERRVKQMLLNLLTNAIKFTPAGKVSLEVKKVNNGITFTVADTGIGIDPNNFQFLFEPFKQLDSRLNRQYEGTGLGLALTRKLARLHGGDVTVESALGQGSRFTLFLPDQPYSGS, encoded by the coding sequence ATGCATGTGGTGGCAGCTAGAGATATTACAGAAGCCAAGCAGTCCCCGGGAGCTTTGCAAACTCGAGAACATGCTCGCCGAAAACAAAGTCAAACATTGGTGCAGCTAGCAAGAAGTAAAACATTCCAACAAGGTAATCTCAATGCAGCATTCCAAGAGATTACAGAAGCTGCTGCTCGCACGCTCAATGTGCAGCGAGTTGGTGTATGGTTATACAACGAAGACCACTCAACATTAGAATGTATTGATTTATACGACTTTAAAACAAAAGAACATACCTGCGGCTTGTCGCTTTTGAAGGCCAATTACCCTGATTATTTCCAAGCTTTATCAGAGGAACGCAGTATTGCTGCCGATGATGCCATCAACGATATGAGAACTCAAGAATTATCCCAGTCTTATTTGTCTATGTTGGGTATTGCGTCTTTGTTGAATGCACCAATTTGGCTAGGAGGTCGGTTAGTAGGAGTAGTTTCTCACGAACATTTAGGCGAGATTCGCCAATGGACTTTGGAAGAAGAGAATTTTGCTGGTTCAATGGCAGATTTTGTCAGCCTAGCGATAGAAGCCAGTGAGCGTAACGCTGCAGAGTCCGCACTGCGTCAGAGCGAGGCTCAATTCCGAGCGATTTTTGAGTGTTCCTCAATCGGTATCGGACTCATAGATATGAAAGTAGAAATAGTGGATGCTAATCCAGCACTATGCCAGATGCTAGGTTACAGCCGTGAAGAACTATTTGGGCAGAGGTTTACCAATTATATTTCCCAGCAGAAGGGAGATTTAGAGCTTTTTGGACAACTTGTTTCTGGTATTAATAAAGATCCAGAACAACCTGCACAAAGAAATCGCATTGAGATGGAAAGACTCTTCCTTCATAAACAAGGAGGGTTAGTTTGGACTCATCTGTCAGTTTCAGTTATCCGTGACAGCTACGGTAACCCTGAGTTTTTCTTAGCTATTGTTGAAGATATTACCGAACGCAAGCAAACTGAGTTAAAACTGCGCGCCTCCCAAGCAGCCGCAGAAGCAGGGAGTCGTGCCAAAAGTGAATTTTTAGCGACCATGAGCCATGAACTGCGAACACCCCTGAACGCGATTATGGGTTTATCGCAATTGTTGCAACAAGAAATGGTCGGCCCTCTCAATGAAAAGCAGCAAGAATATATAAGTTGTGTATATAGCAGTGGTCAACATCTCTTAGCCCTAATCAACGATATTTTGGATCTATCTAAGGTAGAAGCAGGGAAAGAAGAACTGTTGCAGTTACCTTTGCTAGTTAGAGATGTGTGTAATTATGTGATATCTACAGTATCAGACCAAGCCTTAGATAAGGGATTGCAACTGAGCAACGAAATTGACTCAGAAACCGAGATTTTTATTGGAGATGAGCGGCGAGTCAAGCAAATGCTACTCAATCTACTGACAAATGCAATTAAATTTACACCAGCAGGTAAGGTATCCTTAGAAGTTAAAAAAGTCAATAATGGTATTACTTTTACAGTTGCTGATACTGGTATAGGAATTGATCCGAATAACTTTCAATTTCTCTTTGAACCATTTAAACAGCTTGATAGTCGCTTAAATCGTCAGTATGAAGGTACGGGTTTGGGTCTAGCCTTAACACGCAAATTAGCACGTTTGCATGGTGGCGATGTTACAGTGGAATCGGCTTTGGGTCAAGGAAGTCGGTTTACGTTGTTTCTGCCAGATCAACCTTATAGTGGTTCGTAA
- a CDS encoding cobalamin-binding protein, translating to MKDSSVRIVSLIPSGTEILAALGLSNAIVGRSHECDYPPEIQDRPICTTARINTNASSRKIHDDVNDLLQSALSIYEINTEILEQLRPTHIVTQDQCDVCAVSLEELEKAVASLIDNSPQIISLQPNVLQDIWNDIEHIGNIFQVDSVKLLENLEARVKICQQKIQGLSLTEVPTVACIEWIDPLMTAANWIPELVNLAGGQTLFSSPGQPSAVLPWETLIASNPDIIIFMPCGWDLERTRQEAQLLTQRSEWQQLHAAQTGRVYITDGNAYFNRPGPRLVDSLEILAEMLHPEIFDYGYKGTAWEALTTDEVMALSRS from the coding sequence ATGAAAGATAGCAGCGTCAGAATTGTCTCTCTCATTCCAAGTGGAACAGAGATTTTAGCAGCACTGGGTTTGAGTAACGCAATTGTAGGGCGATCGCACGAATGTGATTATCCCCCAGAGATTCAGGATCGCCCCATTTGTACCACAGCCCGGATTAATACTAATGCCTCCAGCCGGAAAATTCACGATGATGTGAATGATTTATTACAATCAGCTCTCAGCATCTATGAAATTAATACGGAGATTTTAGAGCAATTACGGCCCACCCATATTGTGACTCAAGACCAGTGTGATGTCTGTGCAGTCAGCCTCGAAGAATTAGAAAAAGCAGTTGCCAGTCTCATCGACAATTCACCCCAAATTATTTCTCTGCAACCCAACGTGCTGCAAGATATTTGGAATGATATTGAGCACATCGGTAATATCTTCCAGGTAGACTCAGTGAAGTTGTTAGAAAACCTAGAAGCTCGTGTCAAAATTTGTCAACAGAAAATCCAAGGACTCTCTTTAACAGAAGTGCCTACAGTTGCTTGCATTGAATGGATCGATCCGTTGATGACAGCTGCTAATTGGATTCCGGAATTAGTTAACTTGGCAGGTGGGCAAACGCTATTTAGTTCCCCAGGTCAACCATCGGCTGTTTTACCTTGGGAAACACTCATAGCCAGCAATCCCGATATCATTATCTTTATGCCTTGCGGTTGGGATTTAGAACGCACTCGCCAAGAAGCACAGTTATTAACCCAACGTTCCGAATGGCAACAACTTCATGCTGCCCAAACTGGTAGAGTCTACATTACCGATGGGAATGCCTATTTTAACCGTCCAGGGCCAAGGCTAGTAGATTCTCTAGAAATTTTGGCAGAAATGTTGCATCCCGAAATTTTTGATTATGGCTACAAAGGCACAGCTTGGGAAGCTTTAACAACTGATGAAGTGATGGCTTTATCCCGAAGTTAA
- a CDS encoding protealysin inhibitor emfourin, which translates to MRISFERTGGFAGISKKTTVDTANLPPHEANELPRLVEAAGLFNLPEKITSPNPQADRFQYKLTVEDQGKQHTVTVSEAALPGTLRPLIEWLNQLAKRS; encoded by the coding sequence ATGAGAATCTCCTTTGAACGCACAGGCGGCTTTGCTGGAATTAGCAAGAAAACAACTGTTGACACCGCTAATCTCCCGCCTCATGAAGCAAACGAACTCCCGCGACTAGTGGAAGCTGCTGGTTTATTTAACCTACCTGAAAAAATTACTTCACCTAATCCCCAAGCGGATCGCTTTCAATATAAGTTGACAGTAGAAGACCAAGGTAAGCAACATACTGTTACTGTCAGTGAGGCCGCCTTACCCGGAACTTTAAGACCCCTGATTGAATGGCTGAATCAATTAGCCAAGCGTTCTTAG
- a CDS encoding M4 family metallopeptidase codes for MARNNKKSRGFNCEHPGYSRCPICCIVPPHILENVAVNGNPEQRSWAFQTLNVSAQLRGRRNVIGSVSFAPSPGVKRRTIYDAKNSENLPGILVRGEGDPPSSDPAVNEAYDYAGATYDLFHEIFDRNSIDDKGLRLDSTVHYGVKYENAFWNGDQMVYGDGDGQLFQRFTKSIDVIAHELTHGVTQYEAGLQYYGEPGALNESFSDVFGALVKQKSKNQTVEQADWIIGEGLLAPTVKGVGIRSLKAPGTAYDDPVMGKDPQPAVMKDKYTGTEDNAGVHINSGIANYAFYLAAMEIGGYAWEKSGKIWYITLRDRLRANANFKAAATATIKVASELYGNDSKEQKAVQNAWQKVGVIK; via the coding sequence ATGGCTCGAAATAATAAGAAATCAAGAGGTTTTAACTGTGAACATCCAGGGTATTCCAGATGCCCTATCTGTTGTATTGTTCCACCACACATACTAGAAAATGTTGCTGTTAATGGTAACCCTGAGCAACGCAGTTGGGCTTTTCAAACATTAAACGTTTCTGCACAGTTACGTGGTAGAAGAAATGTCATCGGTTCTGTCTCGTTTGCGCCATCCCCAGGTGTGAAGCGCCGGACTATTTATGATGCTAAAAATTCCGAAAATTTACCTGGGATATTGGTGCGCGGTGAAGGAGATCCACCAAGTAGCGATCCCGCAGTCAATGAAGCTTATGATTATGCTGGCGCTACTTATGACTTATTCCATGAAATATTTGATCGCAATTCCATTGATGATAAAGGATTACGTTTAGACTCTACCGTGCATTACGGTGTCAAATATGAAAATGCTTTCTGGAATGGCGACCAGATGGTCTATGGTGATGGTGATGGACAATTATTCCAACGCTTCACTAAATCCATTGATGTAATCGCCCATGAACTGACTCATGGCGTGACTCAATATGAGGCTGGTCTACAGTATTACGGCGAACCAGGGGCGCTTAATGAGTCATTTTCTGACGTTTTTGGCGCTTTAGTCAAACAGAAAAGCAAAAATCAAACCGTAGAGCAAGCAGACTGGATTATTGGGGAAGGTCTTTTAGCTCCGACTGTTAAAGGTGTTGGGATTCGTTCCCTGAAAGCACCAGGAACAGCATACGACGATCCAGTCATGGGTAAAGATCCGCAACCTGCTGTGATGAAAGACAAGTACACAGGTACAGAAGATAACGCTGGCGTGCATATCAACTCAGGTATCGCCAACTATGCTTTTTATCTAGCTGCAATGGAGATTGGCGGCTATGCTTGGGAAAAATCTGGCAAAATTTGGTACATAACTTTGCGCGATCGCCTGCGTGCTAATGCTAACTTTAAAGCAGCAGCTACTGCAACTATCAAAGTTGCTAGCGAACTTTACGGTAACGATAGTAAAGAACAAAAAGCTGTACAGAATGCTTGGCAAAAGGTAGGTGTGATCAAATAG
- a CDS encoding peptidase domain-containing ABC transporter, translating into MRYQLIRQHSEEDCGAACLATIAKHYGRIFSLNRVREAVGTGQLGTSLLGLKRGAQTLGFNARGVKAAPEILDKLQELPLPAIIHWQGYHWVVLYGRRGKKYVIADPAVGLRYLAKHELMAGWGNWLMLLVEPDSDRFFEQESDRIGNFRRFMQPVWNYRAILGEAFLINIFVGLLSLISPFLLQILTDDVLVRGDTKLLVNVVLAAIVMNLLSSSLRLVQSNLITHFAGRLQLGLVLEFCRQILRLPLTYYESHRSGEIMSRLRDIQEINQLVSQSVIGLPSQFFIALISLGFMLFYSMKLTFLALAFSALMTLSTLLFLPILQRKFQNLLILEAENQGILVETFKGAITFKSLSAAPQLWEELQTKYGRVANLGFRTMQISAINNIFSSLVFTVSSVILLWFGSSLAIAKELSIGQLLAFNSMNANFLGFLSTVIGFANGLVRARTSIERLAEVIDATPENQGDEQKPWVKIPANSDIVCLDINFHHAGRVDLLKDFSLTIPGGKIVALVGQSGCGKSTLTKLISGLYPLQSGNIRIGDYNLPDISLDSLRQQVVLIPQEAHFWSRSIIENFRLNAPYTSFEAIVQACKITGADEFISRLPDKYQTVLGEFGANLSGGQRQRLAIARAIVSDPSILIMDESTGALDPASESYLLEKLLSDRYGKTTILISHRPHVIQHADWIIVLNEGQLTAQGCFTDLQAQPHNPLFFLNF; encoded by the coding sequence ATGCGTTATCAACTCATTCGTCAGCACAGTGAAGAAGATTGTGGCGCAGCTTGTTTAGCTACAATCGCCAAACACTACGGTCGGATTTTTAGCCTTAACCGTGTCCGTGAGGCTGTAGGAACGGGACAACTTGGTACTTCTTTGTTGGGGTTAAAACGTGGGGCGCAAACTTTAGGGTTTAATGCTAGAGGAGTCAAAGCTGCACCAGAAATTCTCGATAAATTACAAGAACTACCCCTACCAGCGATTATTCACTGGCAAGGTTACCACTGGGTAGTGTTGTATGGGCGACGGGGTAAGAAATATGTAATTGCAGATCCGGCTGTGGGACTGCGTTATTTAGCAAAGCATGAACTGATGGCGGGGTGGGGAAATTGGCTGATGCTGTTAGTCGAACCAGATAGCGATCGCTTTTTTGAGCAAGAAAGCGATCGCATTGGTAATTTTCGGCGGTTTATGCAGCCAGTCTGGAATTATCGCGCTATCCTCGGCGAAGCATTTCTAATCAATATTTTTGTAGGACTGCTGTCGCTGATTTCTCCGTTTCTGCTGCAAATTCTCACTGATGATGTGCTGGTGCGTGGTGATACCAAACTGCTAGTAAATGTTGTCTTAGCAGCGATTGTGATGAATTTGCTCAGTAGCAGTCTCAGACTAGTGCAGTCTAATCTGATTACCCATTTTGCAGGGCGGCTGCAGTTAGGATTGGTATTAGAATTTTGTCGGCAAATTCTGCGCTTACCTCTGACATACTACGAATCTCATCGCAGTGGAGAAATTATGAGTCGGCTGCGAGATATTCAAGAAATTAATCAGTTAGTTTCGCAATCTGTAATTGGATTACCCAGTCAGTTTTTTATCGCGCTGATTTCCTTGGGTTTTATGTTGTTCTACAGCATGAAGCTAACTTTTCTGGCGTTAGCTTTCTCAGCGTTGATGACATTATCTACATTGCTATTTTTACCTATATTGCAACGTAAATTCCAAAATTTATTAATATTAGAAGCAGAAAACCAAGGCATACTTGTTGAGACTTTTAAAGGAGCCATCACCTTTAAAAGTTTATCTGCTGCCCCACAATTGTGGGAAGAATTACAGACTAAATATGGCAGAGTTGCCAATTTAGGCTTTAGAACTATGCAGATTTCTGCAATTAATAATATTTTTTCGAGCTTGGTATTTACAGTTAGTAGCGTTATCCTCTTGTGGTTTGGCAGCAGTCTGGCGATCGCTAAAGAATTAAGCATAGGACAATTACTCGCTTTTAATAGCATGAACGCTAATTTCCTAGGGTTTCTCAGCACAGTCATTGGCTTTGCTAATGGGTTGGTGCGCGCTAGAACTTCCATTGAGCGATTAGCAGAAGTTATTGATGCCACTCCTGAAAATCAAGGAGATGAGCAAAAACCTTGGGTAAAAATTCCGGCTAATTCCGATATTGTTTGCCTTGATATTAATTTTCACCACGCTGGCAGAGTTGACTTATTAAAGGATTTTTCCTTGACAATTCCCGGAGGGAAAATAGTAGCGTTAGTTGGTCAATCAGGCTGTGGTAAAAGTACATTGACCAAACTAATTTCTGGATTGTATCCGTTGCAATCTGGCAATATTCGGATTGGCGATTACAATTTGCCAGATATATCTTTAGATTCACTACGTCAACAAGTAGTGCTAATTCCCCAAGAAGCGCATTTTTGGAGTCGTTCTATTATTGAGAATTTTCGTTTAAATGCTCCATATACAAGCTTTGAAGCTATCGTTCAAGCTTGTAAAATCACTGGCGCTGATGAATTTATTAGTCGCCTACCCGATAAATATCAAACTGTCTTAGGTGAATTTGGTGCGAACCTCTCCGGCGGACAGCGTCAGCGTTTAGCCATAGCTAGGGCCATTGTCTCTGACCCATCGATTTTAATTATGGATGAATCCACAGGGGCTTTAGATCCCGCCAGCGAATCTTATCTCCTAGAGAAATTATTGAGCGATCGCTATGGTAAGACTACAATTCTCATTAGTCACCGCCCTCATGTGATTCAACACGCAGATTGGATAATTGTGTTGAACGAAGGCCAATTAACCGCCCAAGGATGTTTCACAGATTTGCAAGCTCAACCTCACAACCCCTTATTCTTCTTAAATTTTTAG